A genomic stretch from Vibrio coralliilyticus includes:
- a CDS encoding alkaline phosphatase: MKHLTKPLVAAVATSALSFNALSAEIKNVILMIGDGMGPQQVGLLETYANKAPNSIYQGQPTALFKLAQEGVIGSSLTHPEDAIVVDSACSATMLSTGIYTGSEVIGIDSQGNHVQTVLEKAKSMGKATGLVSDTRLTHATPAAFAAHQPHRSLENDIASDMLDTGVDVMLSGGLRHWIPQSTNEKGETYNQLKTLTQGDVYLKSKRKDERNLLNEAQQDGYQLAFNREMMSKVQGNKLLGLFSYSGMNDGIAYSVSKDDPDRTQPSLKEMTDKALDILSKDEDGFFLMVEGGQIDWAGHSNDAGTMLHEMLKFDEAVNTVYQWAQGREDTIVIVTADHETGSFGFSYSSQDLPKPEARKGEAFAERSYAPNFNFGSFQILDNLYNQKKSYYGIVSEFQKLTKNQQTAAKFAELVNKNTEFPITSGQAANVLASKPNPYRLAGHKYLAAEEVPAINDFDAFFPYNDRGNLLAREQATSQNIVWGTGTHTHTPVNVFAWGPAEAIIPVSKIMHHSELGEYIKTQVK; this comes from the coding sequence ATGAAGCACTTAACCAAACCTCTTGTCGCGGCAGTCGCGACTTCTGCGCTCTCTTTTAACGCTCTTTCGGCAGAAATTAAAAACGTTATCCTAATGATTGGCGACGGAATGGGCCCACAGCAGGTTGGCCTGCTTGAAACCTACGCGAACAAAGCTCCCAACTCTATTTATCAAGGCCAACCAACGGCATTATTTAAACTTGCTCAGGAAGGCGTGATTGGCTCCTCTCTGACCCACCCGGAAGATGCGATTGTTGTGGATTCAGCTTGCTCCGCAACTATGTTATCAACGGGTATTTATACAGGCTCTGAAGTGATCGGTATTGACTCTCAAGGCAACCATGTTCAGACCGTACTGGAAAAAGCCAAAAGCATGGGCAAAGCCACCGGTTTGGTTTCAGATACACGTCTGACCCATGCAACTCCAGCCGCCTTTGCCGCACATCAACCTCACCGTTCGTTAGAGAATGACATCGCATCTGACATGTTAGATACTGGCGTTGACGTAATGTTATCAGGCGGGCTTCGCCACTGGATTCCACAGTCAACCAACGAAAAAGGTGAAACATACAATCAACTAAAGACTCTGACTCAGGGCGATGTTTATCTTAAATCTAAACGTAAAGATGAACGTAACCTTCTTAATGAAGCTCAGCAAGACGGGTATCAATTGGCGTTTAACCGTGAAATGATGTCTAAAGTGCAAGGCAACAAACTACTTGGCCTGTTTTCATACTCTGGTATGAATGATGGAATTGCTTACAGCGTAAGCAAAGATGACCCTGACCGCACGCAGCCAAGCCTTAAAGAGATGACCGATAAAGCTCTGGATATCCTTTCTAAGGACGAAGACGGCTTCTTCCTCATGGTTGAAGGCGGCCAAATTGACTGGGCAGGACACAGTAATGATGCCGGCACTATGCTACATGAAATGCTTAAATTTGATGAAGCCGTCAATACTGTTTACCAATGGGCACAAGGCCGTGAAGATACCATTGTGATTGTCACTGCTGATCACGAAACGGGGTCATTTGGTTTCAGCTACTCATCTCAAGATCTACCCAAGCCAGAAGCTCGAAAGGGAGAAGCGTTTGCTGAGCGCAGCTATGCACCTAACTTTAATTTCGGTTCTTTCCAGATCCTAGATAACCTTTATAATCAAAAGAAAAGTTACTATGGTATTGTCAGTGAATTCCAAAAACTCACAAAAAATCAACAAACTGCAGCTAAATTTGCTGAATTGGTGAACAAGAATACCGAATTCCCAATCACTTCCGGTCAAGCAGCGAATGTTCTGGCCAGCAAACCCAACCCCTATCGTTTAGCAGGGCATAAGTACTTGGCCGCCGAGGAAGTACCAGCAATCAATGATTTCGATGCCTTCTTCCCATATAACGACCGCGGTAACCTGCTTGCACGTGAGCAAGCCACCAGCCAAAACATCGTGTGGGGTACTGGTACGCACACACATACACCGGTAAACGTGTTTGCCTGGGGGCCAGCAGAAGCGATCATTCCTGTCTCAAAAATCATGCACCATTCAGAATTGGGCGAGTACATTAAGACGCAGGTAAAATAA
- a CDS encoding helix-turn-helix transcriptional regulator, with translation MLSTIAKKLNCFGIHYFSYVIYSKKEMSSHAMVSNFPNFWLAKYKKDKLYKEDPIIKHARKSIAPFSWFDENSTKFEDIKGVEVDSSKRKDMVTGYTFTLHDHLNNFAALTVCDIEHETEFHNLVKACEDKLQMVLIDTHQQVVALLSQQVQKDLKPIHLTEREREVLHWACMGKTYSEISIILGIKHVTVKYHVSNLCKKINANNIKQAIRRYTELGLI, from the coding sequence ATGTTAAGTACCATTGCTAAAAAGTTAAATTGCTTCGGTATACATTACTTTTCTTATGTAATTTACTCTAAAAAAGAAATGTCATCACATGCAATGGTTTCAAACTTTCCAAATTTTTGGTTAGCCAAATATAAGAAAGATAAACTGTATAAAGAAGATCCCATAATTAAGCATGCTCGAAAATCAATAGCACCTTTTTCATGGTTTGATGAGAACTCCACTAAATTTGAAGATATTAAAGGAGTAGAGGTTGATTCGAGCAAGAGAAAGGACATGGTGACAGGGTATACTTTCACTTTGCATGATCACCTCAACAACTTTGCCGCATTGACTGTATGTGATATCGAACATGAGACAGAATTTCATAACTTAGTTAAAGCTTGCGAGGACAAATTACAGATGGTATTGATTGATACCCATCAGCAAGTCGTAGCATTACTATCACAACAAGTTCAAAAAGATCTTAAACCGATACACCTCACTGAACGTGAAAGAGAAGTATTGCATTGGGCTTGTATGGGGAAAACATACTCAGAAATATCTATTATCCTTGGTATCAAGCATGTGACCGTAAAGTATCATGTCTCCAACTTGTGTAAGAAGATAAACGCCAATAACATCAAACAAGCCATTCGAAGATACACAGAGCTAGGCCTAATATAG
- a CDS encoding MFS transporter — protein MHLSIYILSLSIFAMTTSEFMVAGMLPSISDALNVSVPMASFLVSIFAASIVVGGPVLTLLLFRFKQKSSLIFLMLLFFVSQVIGAVADNYSTMVVSRVLGGVAESAFFGVAISIAVGMVDSDKQGRAASIVLAGIMIASVVGLPMATQIDQSFGWRFSFWLVALLTLACTVIVMFSVPNSPRPMNVSIKAELATLKNKNLWAAYCTSGLIIGATFSAFTFFAPIFTQATRLDPSMLPALFACYGIATVIGNIIVGRWADKYAMQIMVIGLLILATALMLMALNITNATIAIACAIIIGFVGLPMNPAMVTRVMRVSNNGALVNSLHMSVINLGIVVGSWLSGLLVQAKYGWSAPLWFGVALALLGLVSLLPYLKNNSLVLEMEK, from the coding sequence ATGCATTTATCTATATACATATTAAGCCTCAGCATTTTTGCCATGACCACTTCTGAGTTTATGGTTGCGGGTATGTTGCCCTCTATTTCAGATGCTCTGAACGTTAGCGTTCCAATGGCCAGTTTCCTAGTTTCTATTTTTGCAGCAAGCATTGTTGTTGGTGGACCGGTTTTGACCCTGTTGTTATTCAGGTTCAAGCAAAAATCATCCCTGATATTTTTAATGTTGCTGTTTTTTGTCAGTCAGGTTATTGGTGCTGTTGCAGACAACTATTCGACGATGGTTGTGTCTAGAGTCCTTGGAGGCGTAGCTGAATCTGCATTCTTTGGAGTCGCTATTTCTATCGCAGTTGGCATGGTGGATAGTGATAAGCAAGGCCGAGCGGCGTCCATTGTCTTAGCTGGAATAATGATAGCAAGTGTGGTGGGTTTACCCATGGCGACGCAAATCGATCAGAGTTTTGGTTGGCGATTCAGTTTTTGGCTCGTCGCATTACTAACGTTAGCGTGTACTGTCATTGTGATGTTCTCTGTGCCTAACTCCCCCCGCCCAATGAACGTATCAATTAAAGCCGAACTGGCCACTTTGAAGAATAAGAACCTATGGGCAGCCTATTGCACCAGTGGGTTAATCATTGGCGCGACCTTCTCTGCCTTTACATTCTTTGCACCAATATTCACTCAAGCAACGCGGCTCGACCCATCCATGTTACCCGCTCTATTCGCTTGTTATGGTATTGCAACGGTTATAGGAAACATCATTGTCGGTCGATGGGCTGACAAGTACGCAATGCAAATCATGGTTATCGGCTTGCTGATACTCGCGACAGCCTTAATGCTGATGGCGTTAAACATTACTAACGCAACCATCGCAATAGCGTGCGCAATAATTATCGGATTTGTCGGACTGCCGATGAACCCAGCAATGGTCACTCGTGTCATGCGTGTTTCGAACAATGGCGCATTGGTTAACTCTTTACACATGTCTGTGATTAATCTCGGCATTGTCGTAGGTTCATGGTTAAGCGGACTGCTGGTGCAAGCAAAATACGGCTGGAGTGCTCCTTTGTGGTTCGGTGTCGCCTTAGCACTACTTGGCTTAGTTAGCCTACTCCCTTATTTGAAAAACAATTCGTTAGTGTTGGAAATGGAAAAATAG